In Hamadaea flava, a genomic segment contains:
- a CDS encoding C39 family peptidase, which produces MKRRSVLRAAAVTAAASVPAMLAAPAQAGDKVKDQPYPNQDIVFRRWASDADYATGTFNGTAASGGRLTFATAAGQTAYTDAVTGATRNYDFATWTSAFVAPGFTAQELIASWTATTPGGSWVQIEVRGVTTLGNTTKWYVLGRWAADNVDFHRTSVTGQGDTDGTVYTDTFSAAAGHELSSWQLRVTLLRLAGSTDAPTLTSFGAMASHLPAVPKKWTVSTPKAAQGVLLTVPGFSQSIHSGQYPEYDNGGQAWCSPTSVSMIMGFWNSLPPAADYAWVDPSYQDPWVDHAARGTYDYAYSGCGNWPFNPAYAGRYGLTGFITRLRSLNEAELFIAAGLPLVTSLSFKKGQIPGLTYGTDGHLMVLSGFTASGDPIVNDPASPSDDVVVKSVGRAEWEAAWQTSSRGVVYVITPPGRALPTPPAQPNW; this is translated from the coding sequence ATGAAGAGACGCAGTGTACTTCGTGCGGCAGCCGTAACCGCTGCCGCGAGCGTCCCGGCTATGCTGGCCGCCCCCGCGCAGGCCGGAGACAAGGTGAAAGACCAGCCCTATCCCAACCAGGACATCGTGTTCCGTCGCTGGGCGTCCGACGCCGACTACGCCACAGGCACGTTCAACGGCACCGCCGCCAGTGGCGGCCGACTGACGTTCGCCACGGCGGCCGGGCAGACGGCGTACACAGATGCCGTGACTGGGGCGACGCGGAACTATGACTTCGCGACGTGGACCTCGGCGTTCGTGGCCCCGGGTTTCACCGCCCAGGAGCTGATCGCGTCGTGGACCGCGACCACCCCGGGCGGCAGCTGGGTCCAGATCGAGGTACGCGGCGTGACCACGCTGGGCAACACCACCAAGTGGTACGTCCTGGGCCGCTGGGCCGCCGACAACGTGGACTTCCACCGGACCTCGGTGACCGGCCAGGGCGACACCGACGGGACGGTCTACACGGACACCTTCTCGGCCGCCGCCGGGCATGAGCTGTCGAGCTGGCAGCTGCGGGTGACCCTGCTCCGCCTGGCCGGCAGCACCGACGCCCCCACGCTGACCAGCTTCGGCGCCATGGCGTCGCACCTGCCCGCAGTGCCGAAGAAGTGGACCGTGTCGACGCCGAAGGCCGCGCAGGGCGTGCTGCTGACGGTTCCGGGCTTCTCCCAGAGCATCCACTCCGGGCAATACCCCGAGTACGACAACGGCGGCCAGGCGTGGTGCAGCCCGACGTCGGTATCGATGATCATGGGGTTCTGGAACAGCCTGCCCCCGGCCGCCGACTACGCCTGGGTGGATCCGTCCTATCAGGACCCCTGGGTGGACCACGCCGCCCGGGGCACCTACGACTACGCCTACTCCGGCTGCGGCAACTGGCCCTTCAACCCCGCGTACGCCGGCCGCTACGGGCTCACCGGGTTCATCACCCGGCTGCGCTCGCTCAACGAGGCCGAGTTGTTCATCGCGGCGGGCCTGCCGCTGGTCACCTCCCTGTCGTTCAAGAAAGGCCAGATCCCCGGCCTGACCTACGGCACCGACGGCCACCTCATGGTGCTGTCCGGCTTCACCGCCTCGGGCGACCCCATCGTCAACGACCCGGCGTCACCGAGCGACGACGTCGTGGTCAAGTCGGTGGGCCGGGCCGAGTGGGAGGCCGCCTGGCAGACCTCCTCGCGCGGCGTCGTCTACGTGATCACCCCGCCCGGTCGGGCGCTGCCGACGCCCCCCGCCCAACCCAACTGGTAA
- a CDS encoding outer membrane protein assembly factor BamB family protein, which produces MAGRTRSYGVTLIDLGEPSRYDPGRPPPLQQLLRKLLAAGTMARARRAALAALLVALAAAVAGTAPVVEPLPEVHRVGRFVESPWRFATEDFVLNATPDGQTMIASGLDGSGEKWRLSIGNVGPIRVAASAGNVAVLAGGMRTVLDEETSMYRESVVAVDVRTGEALWDREEEPVYGAADLVVLRAQTGALTGVDIATGRLVWRVELPSAAQVVVVDDAGGKEMVVLWPDGTVEVITTRTGVVTMVWRVRRAADGLVFAWRDVVVLQETSATGAQVRVYRRGAAEPLWHKDFGRTEFFLHPCGDWLCEPGGRLDPATGAAAPATVVPPDEVTVGRWEPIGEYRGRQLVRLDPSLSGDSQMWLGVVRTANQVRPLMPLGGRANACILIGNWLYCDGSAVVDAVSVRLSDLDGLLAEVGGLA; this is translated from the coding sequence GTGGCGGGGCGGACGCGTTCCTATGGCGTGACGCTGATCGACCTCGGTGAGCCGAGCCGCTACGACCCCGGCCGGCCGCCTCCGCTCCAGCAGCTGCTGCGAAAGCTGCTGGCTGCGGGCACTATGGCGAGGGCCAGGCGGGCCGCGCTGGCAGCGTTGCTGGTGGCGCTCGCAGCGGCGGTGGCGGGGACCGCGCCCGTGGTGGAGCCGCTGCCGGAGGTGCATCGGGTAGGCCGGTTCGTCGAGTCTCCGTGGCGTTTCGCGACAGAGGACTTCGTCCTCAACGCCACCCCGGACGGCCAGACCATGATCGCTTCGGGGTTGGACGGGTCGGGCGAGAAGTGGCGGCTGAGCATCGGCAACGTCGGGCCGATCCGGGTGGCCGCGAGCGCGGGGAACGTCGCCGTGCTCGCGGGCGGGATGCGGACGGTGCTCGACGAGGAGACGAGCATGTATCGCGAGTCCGTCGTCGCGGTCGATGTGCGTACCGGCGAAGCGTTGTGGGATCGGGAGGAGGAGCCGGTCTACGGCGCGGCCGACCTGGTGGTGCTGCGCGCACAGACCGGCGCGCTGACGGGGGTCGACATCGCCACCGGGCGCCTGGTGTGGCGGGTCGAGCTGCCGTCCGCCGCCCAAGTGGTCGTGGTCGACGACGCGGGTGGGAAGGAAATGGTCGTCCTCTGGCCGGACGGCACGGTCGAGGTGATCACCACCCGGACCGGCGTGGTCACCATGGTGTGGCGCGTACGCCGGGCGGCGGACGGCCTCGTCTTCGCCTGGCGGGATGTCGTCGTCCTCCAGGAGACCTCCGCGACCGGCGCACAGGTGCGCGTTTACCGCCGTGGCGCAGCGGAACCGTTGTGGCACAAGGATTTCGGCCGCACTGAGTTCTTCCTGCACCCGTGCGGGGATTGGCTGTGCGAGCCGGGCGGCCGGCTCGACCCCGCCACCGGGGCTGCCGCGCCGGCAACGGTGGTGCCACCGGACGAGGTGACGGTCGGCCGCTGGGAGCCGATCGGGGAGTACCGCGGCCGCCAGCTCGTCCGGCTTGACCCCAGCCTGTCCGGGGATTCGCAGATGTGGCTGGGCGTCGTGCGGACCGCGAACCAGGTTCGCCCGCTCATGCCCCTCGGCGGGCGCGCCAACGCCTGTATCTTGATCGGGAACTGGCTCTACTGCGACGGGTCGGCCGTGGTCGACGCCGTCTCAGTGCGGCTGTCCGATCTAGACGGACTGCTGGCGGAGGTGGGAGGTCTGGCGTGA
- the dxs gene encoding 1-deoxy-D-xylulose-5-phosphate synthase yields MSSDILSTITSPADLKGMSYEELSLLSEEIRDFLITKVAKTGGHLGPNLGVVELTLALHRVFDSPRDKFVFDTGHQSYVHKMVTGRQDGFDRLKQRGGLTGYPSQAESEHDLVENCHASTALSYADGLAKAFTLHGEDRHVVAVVGDGALTGGMCWEALNNIAHAKNPVIIVVNDNGRSYAPTIGGLADHLATLRLNPGYEKVLDLVKDSLERTPLVGRPLYEALHAIKKGIKDAVAPQAMFEDLGIKYIGPVDGHDQAAVESALERAKKFNGPIIVHAVTRKGNGYQPALDDEADNFHAPGAFDPLTGKSLAAPSLKWTHVFGEELVEIASERSDIVGITAAMPESTGIDRLAAKYPERAYDVGIAEQHATTSAAGLALAGLHPIVAVYATFLNRAFDQVLLDVALHKLPVTFVLDRAGITGPDGPSHYGIWDMSVFGVVPGLRIAAPRDAATLREELREAVAIDDGPTIVRFPTGSVPAALPALRRVGTVDVLSEADRKDVLLIGVGSFAHTGVAIASLLSEQGIGVTVVDPRWVRPAPAELVDLGRGHRLVVTVEDGVRDGGVGDAVSKLLRDHEVDVPVRDLGVEARWIPHGTRNEILAELGLTAPEIATKVAAWYAGVTAKA; encoded by the coding sequence ATGAGCAGTGACATCCTCAGCACCATCACCTCGCCTGCGGACCTGAAGGGGATGAGCTACGAGGAGCTGTCCCTGCTCAGCGAGGAGATTCGGGACTTCCTGATCACCAAGGTCGCCAAGACCGGCGGCCACCTGGGCCCCAATCTGGGCGTCGTGGAGCTGACGCTGGCCCTGCACCGGGTCTTCGACTCCCCCCGGGACAAGTTCGTCTTCGACACCGGCCACCAGTCATACGTGCACAAGATGGTCACCGGGCGGCAGGACGGCTTCGACCGCCTCAAGCAGCGTGGCGGTCTGACCGGCTACCCGAGCCAGGCCGAGAGCGAGCACGACCTGGTGGAGAACTGTCACGCCTCCACTGCTCTCAGTTACGCCGACGGGCTCGCGAAGGCGTTCACCCTCCACGGTGAGGACCGTCACGTAGTGGCGGTCGTCGGTGACGGTGCTCTCACCGGTGGCATGTGCTGGGAAGCGCTGAACAATATCGCGCACGCCAAGAACCCCGTGATCATCGTCGTCAACGACAACGGCCGCTCCTACGCGCCGACCATCGGCGGGCTCGCCGACCACCTCGCCACCCTGCGCCTCAACCCGGGCTACGAGAAGGTGCTCGACCTGGTCAAGGACTCGCTGGAGCGGACGCCGCTGGTCGGCCGCCCGCTCTACGAGGCGCTGCACGCGATCAAGAAGGGCATCAAGGACGCCGTCGCCCCGCAGGCGATGTTCGAGGACCTCGGCATCAAGTACATCGGGCCGGTCGACGGCCACGACCAGGCCGCCGTCGAGAGCGCCCTGGAGCGGGCGAAGAAGTTCAACGGCCCGATCATCGTCCACGCGGTCACCCGCAAGGGCAACGGCTACCAGCCCGCCCTCGACGACGAGGCCGACAACTTCCACGCCCCGGGCGCGTTCGACCCGCTGACGGGCAAGTCGCTGGCGGCGCCCAGCCTGAAATGGACCCACGTCTTCGGCGAGGAACTCGTCGAGATCGCGTCCGAGCGCTCCGACATCGTCGGCATCACCGCCGCGATGCCCGAGTCCACCGGCATCGACCGGCTCGCCGCGAAGTACCCCGAGCGGGCGTACGACGTCGGCATCGCCGAGCAGCACGCGACCACGTCGGCGGCGGGCCTCGCCCTGGCCGGCCTGCACCCCATCGTGGCGGTGTACGCCACCTTCCTCAACCGCGCGTTCGACCAGGTCCTGCTCGACGTCGCGCTGCACAAGCTGCCGGTGACCTTCGTCCTCGACCGGGCCGGGATCACCGGTCCGGATGGGCCGAGCCACTACGGCATCTGGGACATGTCGGTCTTCGGCGTCGTCCCGGGCCTGCGCATCGCCGCCCCCCGCGACGCGGCCACGCTCCGCGAGGAACTGCGCGAGGCGGTCGCGATCGACGACGGCCCGACGATCGTCCGCTTCCCGACCGGCTCCGTCCCGGCCGCTCTGCCCGCGCTGCGCCGAGTCGGCACGGTCGACGTCCTCTCCGAGGCCGACCGCAAGGACGTCCTGCTCATCGGGGTCGGCTCGTTCGCGCATACCGGGGTCGCCATCGCCTCCCTGCTCAGCGAGCAGGGCATCGGCGTCACCGTCGTCGACCCGCGCTGGGTCCGCCCGGCCCCGGCCGAGCTCGTCGACCTCGGCCGGGGGCACCGCCTCGTCGTGACCGTCGAAGACGGCGTACGCGACGGCGGCGTCGGCGACGCGGTCAGCAAGCTGCTGCGCGACCACGAGGTCGACGTCCCGGTCCGCGACCTGGGCGTCGAAGCGCGCTGGATTCCGCACGGCACCCGGAACGAGATCCTCGCCGAGCTGGGCCTCACCGCGCCGGAGATCGCGACCAAGGTCGCCGCCTGGTACGCCGGAGTCACCGCCAAAGCCTGA
- a CDS encoding carbohydrate ABC transporter permease, with translation MTAQAPTAPRTQTQEAPPERSAKTFRWGRFVRQLILFALACLFLMPVYALLVTALKDPAHVDVVKMWGLPDGLSLDSFKTVWPQLLPGFRNSLILTVPASLISSLLGAMNGFVLAKWRFPGADIVFPIILFGMFIPYQAIIIPMFQVLKDVGLWGGLDGLILVHIIYGLPITTLIFRSYFSGLPDELIDAAQVDGAGMLRTFFFIALPIAPPAFAVSMIWQFTSAWNDFLFGLILTRTEYWPITVALNNIAGGQTVPFNQAMASALLASIPTLLVYALLGRFFMRGLMAGALK, from the coding sequence ATGACCGCCCAAGCCCCGACCGCCCCGCGGACTCAGACCCAGGAAGCGCCGCCGGAGCGGTCCGCCAAAACCTTCCGCTGGGGCCGCTTCGTGCGGCAGCTGATCCTCTTCGCGCTGGCCTGCCTCTTCCTGATGCCCGTGTACGCCCTCCTGGTGACGGCGCTGAAGGACCCCGCGCACGTCGACGTCGTGAAGATGTGGGGTCTGCCGGACGGACTGTCGCTCGACTCGTTCAAGACGGTCTGGCCGCAGTTGCTGCCGGGCTTCCGCAACAGCCTCATCCTGACCGTCCCGGCCAGCCTGATCTCCTCGCTGCTCGGCGCGATGAACGGGTTCGTGCTGGCCAAGTGGCGATTCCCGGGCGCCGACATCGTCTTCCCGATCATTCTGTTCGGCATGTTCATCCCGTACCAGGCGATCATCATCCCGATGTTCCAGGTGCTCAAGGACGTCGGCCTGTGGGGCGGGCTGGACGGGCTGATCCTGGTGCACATCATCTACGGCCTGCCGATCACCACGCTGATCTTCCGGAGCTACTTCTCCGGCCTCCCCGACGAGTTGATCGACGCCGCCCAGGTGGACGGCGCGGGCATGCTGCGTACCTTCTTCTTCATCGCGCTGCCGATCGCCCCGCCCGCCTTCGCGGTCTCGATGATCTGGCAGTTCACCTCGGCCTGGAACGACTTCCTGTTCGGCTTGATCCTCACCCGGACGGAGTACTGGCCGATCACGGTCGCCCTGAACAACATCGCGGGCGGCCAGACGGTGCCGTTCAACCAGGCGATGGCCAGCGCGCTGCTCGCCAGCATTCCGACACTTCTGGTGTACGCCCTTCTGGGTCGTTTCTTCATGCGGGGGTTGATGGCGGGGGCGCTCAAGTAG
- a CDS encoding carbohydrate ABC transporter permease: MRSRTRRSIGKWLPGLILVAPSLIVLGIFVYGFIGWNARYSFTDWKGLTPSDTFVGLDNYRELFADETFRNDSRNLIIFTLVFMLGSLLLGLFMALLLDKGVWGEGFLRSVFLFPMAISFIATGIIWRWLLNSDSGESTTGINKLFDVVGLDFLHSEWHKSDSIFAVASIALPAGWALSGYVMALFLAGLRGIPEELREAARVDGAGELRVYWHVVRPLLLPVLMSAVVILAHISLKTFDLIYAIDPGGPRTETPALYMWLTSFRGGFFARGASIATMLFVAIALVVVPYIWYSMRQERR; this comes from the coding sequence GTGCGCAGCCGCACACGGCGCAGCATCGGCAAGTGGCTGCCGGGCCTGATCCTGGTCGCGCCCTCGCTGATCGTCCTGGGCATCTTCGTGTACGGGTTCATCGGCTGGAACGCCCGCTATTCGTTCACCGACTGGAAGGGCCTGACCCCCAGCGACACCTTCGTGGGCCTCGACAACTACCGCGAGCTGTTCGCCGACGAGACGTTCCGCAACGACTCCCGCAACCTGATCATCTTCACCCTGGTCTTCATGCTCGGCTCGCTCCTGCTCGGCCTGTTCATGGCCCTCCTGCTGGACAAGGGCGTCTGGGGCGAGGGCTTCCTGCGGTCGGTGTTCCTCTTCCCGATGGCGATCTCGTTCATCGCGACCGGCATCATCTGGCGCTGGCTGCTCAACAGCGACTCGGGCGAGAGCACCACCGGGATCAACAAGCTCTTCGACGTCGTGGGGCTGGACTTCCTCCACAGCGAATGGCACAAGAGCGACTCGATCTTCGCCGTGGCCTCGATCGCGCTGCCGGCCGGCTGGGCGCTCTCCGGGTACGTCATGGCGCTGTTCCTCGCCGGGCTGCGCGGCATCCCCGAGGAGCTGCGCGAGGCGGCCCGCGTCGACGGCGCCGGCGAGCTGCGCGTCTACTGGCACGTCGTACGCCCGCTGCTGCTGCCGGTGCTGATGAGCGCGGTCGTCATCCTCGCCCACATCTCACTGAAGACGTTCGACCTGATCTACGCGATCGACCCGGGCGGGCCGCGTACCGAGACGCCGGCGCTCTACATGTGGCTCACCTCGTTCCGCGGCGGCTTCTTCGCCCGCGGGGCGTCGATCGCGACCATGTTGTTCGTCGCCATCGCGCTCGTGGTCGTCCCGTACATCTGGTATTCGATGCGGCAGGAGCGCCGATGA
- a CDS encoding ABC transporter substrate-binding protein: MQVNRRQLLGAGLGASALLALPGCSSSGDSGSGGGEKKVEVFSWWSGPGEGEGLAALIEDFKKNNAGVEFINAAVAGGSGTQARQVLTSRLLANQPPDSYQLHAGQEAASDIKAGKLEPIDYLYDANSWRDKFPKGLTEKLTIDGKIYAVPVNIHRSNLLFFNPKKLAEWGISAPGKTWSELVAQGNTLKGKNVKLLSVGTTWTQMHLMENVLLGELGTDKYNGLWTGSTDWNGADVIAALDTFKQLLALSVVSTDDWQPTIDKVVAGTAAFNVMGDWAAGYLQGAKALKYKTEYDVVASPGSAGVYNFLADSFTLPKGAPHKAYAEAWLKECASKEGQDLFNPKKGSVPARLDSDKSKYTDYLGWALGEWQNSATVVVGSLVHGVVANNAWKAEIEKAYGVFFQDKDSKKFAGAVAAAYAANK; encoded by the coding sequence ATGCAAGTCAACCGTAGGCAGCTTCTCGGCGCCGGTCTGGGCGCATCCGCACTGCTCGCCCTCCCCGGCTGCTCCAGCAGTGGAGACTCCGGCTCCGGCGGCGGTGAGAAGAAGGTCGAGGTCTTCTCCTGGTGGTCCGGACCGGGCGAGGGTGAGGGCCTGGCCGCGCTGATCGAGGACTTCAAGAAGAACAACGCGGGCGTCGAGTTCATCAACGCCGCCGTGGCCGGTGGTTCGGGCACCCAGGCTCGTCAGGTGCTCACCTCGCGGTTGCTCGCCAACCAGCCGCCGGACAGCTACCAGCTGCACGCCGGGCAGGAGGCGGCCAGCGACATCAAGGCCGGCAAGCTGGAGCCGATCGACTACCTCTACGACGCCAACAGCTGGCGGGACAAGTTCCCCAAGGGACTGACCGAGAAGCTGACCATCGACGGCAAGATCTACGCCGTCCCGGTCAACATCCACCGGTCGAACCTGCTCTTCTTCAACCCGAAGAAGCTGGCCGAGTGGGGCATCAGCGCGCCCGGCAAGACGTGGTCCGAGCTGGTCGCCCAGGGCAACACGCTGAAGGGCAAGAACGTCAAGCTGCTCAGCGTCGGCACCACCTGGACGCAGATGCACCTGATGGAGAACGTCCTGCTCGGCGAGCTGGGCACGGACAAGTACAACGGGCTCTGGACCGGCTCGACCGACTGGAACGGCGCCGACGTGATCGCCGCGCTCGACACGTTCAAGCAGTTGCTCGCGCTGTCCGTGGTCAGCACCGACGACTGGCAGCCGACCATCGACAAGGTGGTCGCCGGGACGGCCGCGTTCAACGTGATGGGCGACTGGGCCGCCGGATACCTCCAGGGCGCCAAGGCGCTGAAGTACAAGACCGAATACGACGTGGTCGCCTCGCCCGGCTCGGCCGGGGTCTACAACTTCCTCGCCGACTCGTTCACGCTGCCCAAGGGTGCGCCGCACAAGGCGTACGCCGAGGCGTGGCTGAAGGAGTGCGCGTCCAAGGAGGGCCAGGACCTCTTCAACCCGAAGAAGGGCTCGGTGCCGGCCCGGCTGGACTCCGACAAGTCGAAGTACACCGACTACCTCGGCTGGGCGCTGGGCGAGTGGCAGAACTCGGCCACCGTCGTGGTCGGGTCGCTGGTGCACGGCGTCGTCGCCAACAACGCGTGGAAGGCCGAGATCGAGAAGGCCTACGGCGTCTTCTTCCAGGACAAGGACTCGAAGAAGTTCGCCGGCGCGGTCGCGGCCGCGTACGCCGCCAACAAGTAA
- a CDS encoding ROK family transcriptional regulator, producing the protein MTLPAHLGSTARRVANVLRSRGPRTRAELIGLTGLSRPTVSAALADLTSAGLLTEEAAQTGPAGGRPATVFRLARGAGLAVGVDIGRRHVRVAVADLGHHVLVDYPAVLDLDADDYPESALDAAARQVDAALDAVGADRSEVVGVGLGIFAPLTRTGRIGSPALLPAWADLLPEEELAGRLHLPVRVDNDANLGALGEYVWGAGQQSADLVYVKVATGIGAGIVLDGRLYRGFSGTAGELGHITLDARGPVCRCGNRGCVELSAGGRALLRHARITHPHLDSLVELVDLATLGDPGCRRLLADAGRQLGFALGGLLNLINPERIVVGGELGAATELLLDPMRGGLADTAMAAAAAAAEVVPAQLGARASALGGVALALGVDRAAPL; encoded by the coding sequence GTGACCCTGCCGGCCCACCTCGGCTCGACCGCCCGCCGTGTCGCCAACGTGCTGCGGTCACGCGGACCGCGTACGCGGGCGGAGCTGATCGGGCTCACCGGGCTGTCCCGCCCGACGGTCTCGGCGGCGCTGGCCGACCTCACGAGCGCCGGGCTGCTGACCGAGGAAGCCGCCCAGACCGGACCGGCGGGAGGTCGCCCGGCCACGGTGTTCCGGCTGGCCCGGGGGGCGGGCCTGGCAGTCGGCGTCGACATCGGACGAAGACACGTCCGGGTCGCCGTGGCCGACCTGGGCCATCACGTCCTCGTCGACTACCCCGCCGTGCTGGACCTCGACGCCGACGACTACCCGGAGTCGGCATTGGACGCCGCGGCCCGCCAGGTCGACGCCGCGCTCGACGCCGTCGGCGCCGACCGGTCCGAAGTGGTCGGCGTCGGCCTCGGCATCTTCGCGCCGTTGACGCGTACCGGGCGGATCGGGTCGCCCGCACTGCTCCCGGCCTGGGCCGACCTGCTGCCCGAGGAGGAGCTGGCCGGCCGTCTCCACCTGCCCGTACGCGTCGACAACGACGCCAACCTCGGCGCGCTCGGCGAATACGTCTGGGGCGCGGGCCAGCAGAGCGCCGACCTCGTCTACGTCAAGGTCGCGACCGGCATAGGGGCCGGGATCGTCCTCGACGGACGGCTCTATCGTGGCTTCTCCGGAACCGCCGGCGAGCTCGGCCACATCACCCTGGACGCGCGCGGCCCCGTCTGCCGCTGCGGCAACCGCGGGTGCGTCGAATTGTCCGCGGGCGGGCGGGCGCTGCTCAGGCACGCCCGCATCACCCACCCGCACTTGGACAGCCTGGTGGAACTCGTCGACCTCGCGACCCTGGGCGACCCGGGCTGCCGCCGCCTGCTCGCCGACGCCGGCCGCCAGCTCGGCTTCGCCCTCGGCGGGCTGCTCAACTTGATCAACCCCGAGCGCATCGTCGTCGGCGGGGAACTCGGCGCCGCCACCGAACTGCTGCTCGATCCGATGCGCGGCGGGCTCGCCGACACCGCCATGGCCGCGGCGGCGGCCGCCGCCGAGGTCGTCCCGGCACAGCTCGGCGCGCGGGCCTCCGCGCTCGGCGGCGTCGCGCTCGCGCTCGGCGTCGACCGCGCCGCCCCGCTCTAG
- a CDS encoding IS110 family transposase — protein sequence MPILAERVDAVIGVDTHTDTHSAALVSPVGTVLAEHTVPATPAGYTQLIGWAAEHAPGPRLVWALEGTRAHGVGLTRALLAVTAEVVQAPTPPTTRRRRGGKSDTLDAIAAARNVLADDKPPAQPRADGIRENLRTLLAARRHYTDTRTATVNLLKSLILTADETLRTILRGRTTTTQINHLLTHNLPDTDPIRTSLLIDLAHQIRALDQAITANLRQLRQLIHAWMPTLLDQPGIGPVSAATILLAWSHPGRIRSEAAFAALAGTSPIPTSSGRNQRMRLNHGGDRTLNAALHTIACNRRRYHQPTIDYTQRRTTEGKTPAATTRCIKRYLARQLYRHLQQHTNA from the coding sequence ATGCCCATCCTGGCAGAAAGGGTAGACGCCGTCATCGGGGTCGACACCCACACCGACACCCACAGCGCCGCCCTGGTCTCACCCGTAGGAACAGTCCTAGCCGAGCACACCGTGCCCGCCACACCGGCCGGCTACACGCAGCTGATCGGGTGGGCCGCCGAGCACGCCCCCGGCCCGCGGCTGGTCTGGGCACTGGAAGGCACCCGCGCCCACGGCGTCGGCCTGACCCGCGCACTCCTCGCCGTCACCGCCGAAGTCGTCCAGGCACCCACCCCACCCACAACCCGCCGCCGACGCGGCGGCAAATCCGACACCCTCGACGCCATCGCCGCCGCCCGAAACGTCCTAGCCGACGACAAACCCCCCGCCCAGCCCCGCGCCGACGGCATCCGCGAAAACCTCCGCACCCTGCTGGCAGCCCGCCGCCACTACACCGACACCCGCACCGCCACCGTCAACCTACTCAAATCACTGATCCTGACCGCCGACGAAACCCTGCGCACCATCCTGCGCGGCCGCACCACCACCACCCAAATCAACCACCTACTCACCCACAACCTGCCCGACACCGACCCGATCCGCACCAGCTTGCTCATCGACCTGGCCCACCAGATCCGCGCCCTGGACCAAGCGATCACCGCCAACCTGCGCCAACTACGCCAACTGATCCACGCCTGGATGCCCACCCTGCTCGACCAGCCCGGCATCGGACCCGTCAGCGCCGCCACCATCCTGCTCGCCTGGTCCCACCCCGGCCGCATCCGCTCCGAAGCCGCCTTCGCCGCCCTCGCCGGCACCAGCCCCATCCCCACCAGCAGCGGCCGCAACCAACGCATGCGCCTCAATCACGGCGGCGACCGCACCCTCAACGCCGCCCTGCACACCATCGCCTGCAACCGACGCCGCTACCACCAACCCACCATCGACTACACCCAACGCCGCACCACCGAAGGCAAAACCCCCGCCGCTACCACCCGCTGCATCAAGCGCTACCTCGCCCGACAGCTCTACCGCCACCTGCAACAACACACAAACGCTTGA
- a CDS encoding septal ring lytic transglycosylase RlpA family protein, producing the protein MTAVAATAVIAGGAAGIAHVGATETTSTSLPATAPVSPTASVSTPAPAPSSASPSATPSRSDSTPASRGGTRTSKASPSPTKTRVVVSSGTCGASFYDEPQGTANGETFDPNALTAASKTIAFNTRVRVTSMDTGKSVIVRINDRGPYIDGRCLDLSRAAFDVIDDLDKGAVRVKYEILK; encoded by the coding sequence GTGACCGCCGTCGCCGCCACCGCCGTCATCGCCGGCGGGGCCGCCGGAATCGCCCACGTCGGAGCGACCGAGACGACCTCGACCTCACTGCCGGCCACGGCCCCGGTGTCGCCGACGGCTTCCGTCTCCACCCCCGCTCCGGCGCCCAGCTCGGCCAGCCCGTCGGCCACCCCGAGCCGGTCCGACTCCACCCCGGCGTCGCGCGGCGGTACGCGTACCAGCAAGGCGTCACCCAGCCCGACCAAGACGCGAGTGGTCGTGTCGAGCGGGACCTGTGGGGCGTCGTTCTACGACGAGCCGCAGGGGACCGCGAACGGGGAGACGTTCGACCCGAACGCCCTCACCGCCGCGAGCAAGACGATCGCCTTCAACACGCGCGTGCGAGTGACCAGTATGGACACCGGTAAGTCGGTGATCGTGCGGATCAACGATCGCGGCCCTTACATCGACGGCCGCTGCCTCGACCTGTCGCGGGCGGCCTTCGACGTGATCGACGACCTCGACAAGGGTGCCGTACGCGTCAAATACGAAATCCTCAAGTAA